Proteins encoded by one window of Candidatus Poribacteria bacterium:
- a CDS encoding acetylxylan esterase has translation MIGITAVIALASILSQTTGERLNDMRLYEVRHGDMPFAFPIYRSLKEWERRASDLRIHIFVSCGLYPQLDKTPLNPTIFGRIERGDYTIEKVYFESFPGFYVTGNLYRPKGKKGLFPGVACPHGHWREGRFGHEESGSVPGRCITLARQGYVVFSYDMIGYNDSFQIPHREFDDKRKHLWGISVMGLQLLNSIRVVDFLQSLEDVDPERIACTGASGGGTQTFMLMAVDDRVKVAAPVCMVSAHFQGGCVCENAPNLRVDTFNVEIAALMAPRPLIMVSATGDWTANTPFVEYPAIRSIYRLYGEEDKVESVQVEAGHNYDRQSREAVYTFFGKWLLGETDREKLRERPFQVEEKEDLLVFYEHPKPENALDPEGIVRYLIDKARGKLEELKPRDKEGLGRFKGIMCPALRHALCVERPEPEDVKAKSLGTTKGDGYAIQRLLLSRKGESIPAVLFIPLERKGDGTLLISSHGKSAFMDEEGKPDSRVRDLLDDGHLVMSIDPFMTGEYLSQPVRRDEGVKFFTTFNRTDTAERVQDILTALAYLRGQDGVERLNLIGFDEAGLWGMLAAGVDGELSHVVVDMDRFNAEDDEEWIERLYVPCIRRVGDLKIAGALIAPAPLFIHNLADHSVPSWISDVYRAIGAEGRQRISRGKMSWEEIKSWIETSR, from the coding sequence ATGATAGGAATAACCGCCGTGATAGCCCTCGCCTCGATTTTGTCCCAGACGACGGGGGAGAGGCTTAACGATATGAGGCTATATGAGGTGCGTCATGGGGATATGCCCTTTGCCTTCCCCATTTACCGATCGCTTAAGGAATGGGAGAGAAGGGCATCCGACCTGCGCATCCACATATTCGTAAGCTGCGGCCTTTACCCTCAACTCGATAAAACACCTCTCAATCCCACCATCTTCGGCAGGATAGAGAGAGGGGATTATACCATCGAGAAGGTCTATTTCGAAAGCTTCCCGGGGTTTTACGTGACGGGCAACCTCTATCGCCCTAAGGGCAAAAAGGGGCTGTTCCCCGGCGTGGCGTGTCCTCACGGACATTGGAGGGAGGGCAGGTTCGGTCACGAGGAGAGCGGATCGGTGCCCGGCAGATGCATAACGCTCGCCAGACAGGGATATGTGGTCTTTTCGTATGATATGATCGGATATAACGACAGCTTCCAGATACCGCATCGGGAGTTCGATGATAAACGCAAACATCTATGGGGCATCAGCGTGATGGGGCTCCAGCTTTTAAACAGCATCAGGGTTGTGGATTTCCTCCAATCGCTTGAGGATGTCGATCCGGAGAGGATCGCCTGCACGGGCGCTTCAGGAGGCGGCACACAGACCTTCATGCTGATGGCGGTAGATGATAGGGTTAAGGTCGCCGCGCCGGTATGTATGGTCTCAGCTCATTTCCAAGGGGGATGCGTCTGTGAGAACGCCCCGAACCTCCGAGTCGATACCTTCAACGTCGAGATAGCCGCTCTGATGGCTCCCAGGCCTTTAATCATGGTCTCAGCCACCGGCGACTGGACCGCCAACACGCCCTTCGTGGAATACCCTGCTATACGTAGCATCTACAGGCTATATGGTGAGGAGGATAAGGTGGAATCTGTCCAGGTGGAGGCCGGTCATAACTACGACAGGCAGAGCAGAGAGGCGGTCTACACCTTCTTCGGGAAATGGCTGTTGGGAGAGACGGATAGGGAGAAGCTGCGCGAAAGGCCGTTCCAGGTCGAGGAAAAGGAGGACCTGCTCGTATTTTACGAGCACCCCAAACCCGAAAACGCCCTTGACCCTGAAGGGATCGTCCGATATCTCATCGATAAGGCCCGTGGGAAGCTGGAGGAGCTTAAGCCGCGGGATAAAGAGGGACTGGGGAGGTTCAAGGGGATCATGTGTCCGGCTCTGCGGCATGCTCTCTGCGTCGAGAGACCCGAACCGGAGGATGTTAAGGCTAAGTCGCTGGGAACGACCAAAGGTGACGGATATGCGATCCAAAGATTGCTGCTCTCACGCAAGGGCGAATCGATCCCTGCCGTGCTGTTCATCCCGCTTGAGAGAAAAGGAGATGGAACGCTTTTGATCTCGTCGCATGGGAAATCGGCCTTCATGGATGAGGAGGGGAAACCGGATTCCAGGGTTAGGGATCTCCTCGATGATGGTCACCTCGTGATGTCGATCGATCCTTTCATGACGGGGGAATATCTCTCCCAGCCGGTCAGGCGGGATGAAGGCGTGAAGTTCTTCACCACCTTCAACCGAACGGATACGGCGGAGAGGGTTCAGGATATCCTCACGGCACTGGCATACCTGAGGGGTCAGGACGGAGTTGAAAGGCTGAACTTGATCGGGTTCGACGAGGCGGGACTGTGGGGGATGCTGGCCGCAGGGGTGGACGGAGAGTTGAGTCATGTAGTTGTCGATATGGATAGATTCAACGCCGAAGATGACGAGGAATGGATCGAAAGGCTCTACGTGCCGTGCATCAGGAGGGTCGGGGACCTCAAAATCGCCGGGGCGCTTATAGCTCCCGCGCCGCTCTTCATCCATAACCTTGCCGATCACTCCGTTCCATCGTGGATATCCGACGTGTATCGGGCGATCGGCGCTGAGGGAAGGCAGAGGATATCCAGAGGTAAGATGAGCTGGGAGGAGATCAAATCTTGGATTGAAACGAGCAGATGA